Proteins encoded within one genomic window of Aurantiacibacter spongiae:
- a CDS encoding glycosyltransferase family 4 protein — protein sequence MRILVLSSLSMSLVNFRGALLCAMRDAGHDVIACAPDAEPGVVGQLEEWGIGFRLTPMARASLAPLEDLRTLAAYRRLISAERIDMVVAYTQKPIVFGGLAARMARVPFYAIMSGLGYVFSPVADDKRMLRRLVARVYRAGVARARAIFVFNSDDRRMMLEEGIVDEGQRVLQVPGSGVDTARFAQAPLPEGPPTFLMVGRLMRDKGVHEYIAAARAISADRPDARFLLLGRPEPANPTGLSPEDLARLRAEGIVTLLDEVRDVRPVLARSHVFVLPSFYREGLPRTILEALATGRPVITTDMPGCRDAIEPGENGLLVPPRDARALERAMQTLMDDPARVARMGDAARRTAVERYDVAIVNALLLREMGLVANGKTGQRAAGERVAA from the coding sequence GTGAGGATCCTCGTCCTCTCCAGCCTGTCGATGTCGCTCGTCAACTTCCGCGGGGCGCTGCTGTGCGCGATGCGCGATGCCGGGCACGACGTGATCGCCTGCGCCCCGGACGCCGAACCCGGCGTGGTCGGCCAGCTGGAAGAATGGGGCATTGGCTTCCGCCTGACGCCGATGGCGCGCGCCTCGCTCGCTCCGCTCGAGGATCTGCGGACGCTCGCCGCCTATCGCCGGCTCATCTCGGCCGAGCGGATCGACATGGTGGTGGCCTACACGCAGAAACCGATCGTCTTCGGCGGCCTCGCCGCGCGCATGGCGCGCGTGCCCTTCTACGCCATCATGAGCGGCCTGGGCTACGTCTTCAGTCCTGTCGCCGACGACAAGCGGATGCTGCGCCGCCTGGTGGCGCGCGTCTACCGCGCGGGCGTGGCCCGGGCGCGGGCGATATTCGTCTTCAATTCCGATGATCGCCGGATGATGCTGGAAGAAGGTATCGTGGACGAGGGGCAGCGCGTGTTGCAGGTGCCCGGATCGGGCGTCGATACGGCTCGCTTCGCGCAGGCGCCGCTTCCCGAAGGTCCGCCGACCTTTCTGATGGTAGGCCGCCTGATGCGCGACAAGGGCGTGCACGAATACATCGCTGCGGCCCGCGCCATCAGCGCAGACCGGCCCGATGCCCGTTTCCTCCTGCTCGGTCGCCCCGAACCCGCCAACCCCACGGGTCTGAGCCCGGAAGACCTCGCCCGCTTGCGCGCCGAGGGTATCGTCACCCTGCTCGACGAGGTGCGCGACGTGCGGCCCGTTCTCGCCCGGTCGCACGTCTTCGTGCTGCCCTCCTTCTACCGGGAGGGTCTGCCGCGCACGATCCTGGAGGCTCTGGCGACGGGCCGGCCCGTCATCACCACCGACATGCCCGGGTGCCGGGACGCGATCGAACCGGGCGAAAACGGTCTTCTCGTGCCGCCACGCGATGCGCGGGCGCTCGAACGTGCGATGCAGACCCTCATGGACGATCCGGCGCGTGTGGCGCGCATGGGCGATGCCGCCCGGCGCACGGCGGTGGAGCGATATGACGTCGCCATCGTCAACGCCCTGCTGCTGCGCGAGATGGGCCTGGTCGCAAACGGGAAGACCGGTCAGCGGGCGGCCGGCGAACGGGTCGCGGCATGA
- a CDS encoding sugar transferase, with protein sequence MTLRVALEAVLAALLLVLLAPVLLATALAVRLALGRGVLFRQTRSGLGGVPFLMIKFRTMTDARDAQGNLLPDPDRTPALGRWLRRLRIDELPELVNIARGEMAFVGPRPLLPATIAEMGDGGIARGAVRPGLTGWAQVNGNALLSREDKLALDLAYIRARSLRFDTRIVLRTVLVVLLGENATMTKEARDARGSRRLG encoded by the coding sequence ATGACCTTGCGCGTCGCGCTGGAAGCCGTGCTGGCGGCGCTGCTCCTCGTTCTGCTGGCGCCCGTCCTGCTGGCGACCGCGCTGGCAGTCCGGCTGGCACTGGGTCGCGGGGTGCTTTTCCGCCAGACTCGGAGCGGCCTTGGCGGCGTGCCGTTCCTGATGATCAAGTTCCGCACCATGACCGACGCGCGCGATGCACAGGGAAACCTTCTGCCAGACCCCGACCGTACGCCTGCGCTGGGACGCTGGCTGCGCCGGCTGCGGATCGACGAGCTTCCCGAACTGGTGAACATCGCGCGCGGCGAGATGGCGTTCGTCGGCCCGCGTCCGTTGCTGCCCGCCACGATCGCCGAAATGGGCGACGGCGGCATCGCGCGGGGCGCGGTGCGCCCCGGCCTCACCGGCTGGGCGCAGGTCAACGGCAATGCGCTCCTGTCGCGGGAGGACAAGCTGGCGCTCGATCTCGCCTATATCCGCGCCCGCTCGCTGCGCTTCGATACGAGGATCGTGTTGCGGACCGTGCTGGTCGTGCTGCTGGGTGAAAACGCGACCATGACGAAGGAGGCTCGCGATGCGCGCGGTTCTCGTCGGCTCGGTTGA
- a CDS encoding polysaccharide biosynthesis protein, whose translation MSEQAATAGSAPPRRDAVESRSFTERLGEQLAQKTRVLAVRHRTAFAIVRLIVVLSLDAAAILLALRLSRAILPGVRTLSSLPDWLFISGLTAALIVSMLVFGVYRRSWRFISVLDTAYIAAVLLGSSTLIWLATAAFIFPQRVYGPELALFVAVHVALTLVAMIAVRAVRRGLREQLAMHRRRAALAPRRRVILLGEIDWARIMIDLVRTDPDSGLEIVGVLTPGGQDENLRIGGVRIEGAPEDIHQVVESLDRRGRRPAHLVVQESASLITPQDIVAVASVAEELELSVSRFQPPWARSQRGSDAVDIERMPLADLLGRPEVHIEHSYVEQMVAGRRIMVTGAGGTIGGELVRQIARYDPAEIVLLDHAEYSLYAAEMRTREEFPDLVIHPELCSIRQRTALWQVFERRRPDIVFHAAALKHVPMVETNPAAGIHTNVLGTRNVADAACAFDVTAMVQVSTDKAVNPVGLMGATKRLGELYCQALDLIGSCDEDSPRFLTVRFGNVLGSSGSLIPLFQRQLAAGQPLTVTHPDIERFFMTVQEAVLLILQSSARALQTESDRGTIFVLDMGEPVRIVDIAKRLIRMHGLRPDVDVPINFIGLRPGEKMFEELFDESESKIESAIPGIFEAMPSPVALEHLVEGFRELEKLLESGDADELCALTHKMVKASALSRWSQMLAQITAQVRADAWQPEALAAEESLIERVMNPRADGRASAFPQLDGAGA comes from the coding sequence ATGTCCGAACAGGCTGCAACGGCAGGATCGGCACCCCCCCGCCGCGACGCGGTCGAAAGCAGGTCTTTCACCGAGCGATTGGGAGAGCAGTTGGCGCAGAAGACCCGCGTCCTCGCCGTGCGCCACCGTACCGCTTTCGCGATCGTCCGGCTGATCGTCGTGCTGTCGCTCGACGCCGCAGCAATCCTGCTGGCCTTACGGTTGTCCCGCGCGATACTGCCGGGCGTGCGCACCCTTTCGTCCTTGCCCGACTGGCTGTTCATCTCGGGCCTTACCGCGGCGCTCATCGTCAGCATGCTGGTGTTCGGCGTGTACCGCCGCAGCTGGCGCTTCATCTCCGTGCTCGACACCGCCTACATCGCAGCGGTGCTGCTGGGCAGCTCGACGCTGATCTGGCTGGCGACGGCGGCCTTCATCTTCCCGCAGCGCGTCTACGGACCCGAGCTCGCCCTGTTCGTGGCGGTGCACGTCGCGCTGACGCTGGTGGCGATGATCGCCGTGCGCGCCGTTCGCCGGGGCCTGCGCGAACAGCTGGCGATGCACCGGCGGCGCGCGGCGCTGGCCCCGCGGCGGCGGGTGATCCTTCTGGGCGAGATAGACTGGGCGCGCATCATGATCGACCTGGTGCGCACCGATCCCGATTCCGGGCTGGAGATCGTGGGCGTATTGACGCCCGGCGGCCAGGACGAGAACCTGCGTATCGGCGGCGTGCGGATCGAGGGCGCGCCCGAGGATATCCACCAGGTCGTCGAATCGCTCGACCGGCGGGGCCGGCGGCCGGCCCATCTGGTGGTGCAGGAAAGCGCCAGCCTCATCACCCCGCAAGACATCGTCGCCGTGGCTTCGGTGGCGGAGGAACTGGAATTGAGCGTATCCCGCTTCCAGCCGCCCTGGGCGCGCAGCCAGCGCGGCAGCGACGCGGTCGACATCGAGCGGATGCCCCTCGCCGACCTTCTCGGCCGGCCCGAGGTTCACATCGAACACAGCTATGTCGAGCAGATGGTCGCGGGTCGGCGGATCATGGTGACGGGCGCTGGCGGCACGATCGGGGGCGAACTGGTGCGCCAGATCGCCCGCTACGATCCGGCCGAGATCGTGCTGCTCGATCATGCCGAATACAGCCTCTACGCCGCCGAGATGCGCACGCGGGAGGAATTTCCCGATCTCGTCATTCATCCCGAGCTGTGCTCCATTCGCCAGCGCACGGCGCTGTGGCAGGTGTTCGAACGGCGCCGGCCCGATATCGTCTTCCACGCCGCAGCGCTCAAGCACGTGCCGATGGTGGAAACCAATCCGGCGGCGGGCATCCACACCAACGTGCTGGGCACGCGCAACGTCGCCGATGCGGCCTGCGCGTTCGACGTTACCGCGATGGTGCAGGTCTCGACCGACAAGGCGGTCAATCCGGTCGGCCTGATGGGGGCGACCAAGCGGCTGGGCGAACTCTATTGCCAGGCGCTCGACCTTATCGGCAGTTGCGACGAGGATTCGCCGCGTTTCCTGACCGTGCGCTTCGGTAACGTGCTAGGTTCCAGCGGCTCGCTGATCCCCTTGTTCCAGCGGCAGCTTGCCGCGGGCCAGCCGCTGACGGTCACGCACCCCGACATCGAGCGTTTCTTCATGACCGTGCAGGAGGCCGTGCTGCTCATCCTGCAAAGCAGCGCACGGGCGCTTCAGACCGAATCCGATCGTGGCACGATCTTCGTCCTGGACATGGGCGAACCAGTGCGGATCGTCGACATCGCCAAGCGCCTCATCCGGATGCACGGCCTGCGCCCCGATGTCGACGTGCCGATCAACTTCATCGGCCTGCGCCCCGGCGAAAAGATGTTCGAGGAGCTGTTCGACGAAAGCGAATCGAAGATCGAGAGCGCCATTCCGGGTATCTTCGAGGCGATGCCCTCCCCGGTCGCGCTCGAACATCTGGTCGAGGGCTTCCGCGAACTGGAGAAGCTGCTCGAAAGCGGTGATGCCGATGAACTGTGCGCGCTGACGCACAAGATGGTGAAGGCCTCCGCCCTGTCACGGTGGTCGCAGATGCTGGCCCAGATCACGGCGCAGGTGCGCGCCGATGCGTGGCAGCCCGAGGCGCTCGCTGCGGAGGAAAGCCTGATCGAACGGGTCATGAACCCGCGCGCGGATGGCAGGGCCTCCGCCTTCCCGCAGCTCGATGGAGCGGGCGCGTGA